In Deefgea piscis, the genomic window TAACGGCAGCAGAAACCGGGCATTTGGTGTTTGGCACCTTGCATACCACATCGGCCGCCAAAACCATTGACCGGATTGTTGACGTTTTCCCAGCGGCAGAAAAAGAAATGGTGCGCTCGATGCTGTCTGAATCATTGCGCGCGGTGATTTCGCAAACCTTGTTAAAAACCAAAGATGGGCAAGGGCGTGTTGCAGCACATGAAATTATGATTGGGATTCCGGCGATTCGAAATTTAATCCGCGAAAATAAAATTGCGCAAATGTATTCATCGATTCAAACCGGCTCACAATATGGCATGCAAACTTTGGATCAATGTCTGCAAAATTTAGTGCAGCGTAATGTGGTATCAATTATCGATGCGCGTGGTAAAGCGGCGATTCCAGATAATTTTAAAGGTTAATTTCAGTCGATTATGGAAAAAGAACAAGCCGCTAAGTTTATGCATGATTTATTGCGCCATATGCGCAGTAAAAATGCTTCGGATTTATTTATTACCGTTGATTTTCCGCCGGCAATGAAAATTGACGGTCGAGTGACTCCAGTTTCTAATCAGCAACTGACCGCACAACACACCAAAGAATTAGCTCGGGCGATTATGAATGATCGTCAAGCCGAAGACTTTGAAGCCAATAAAGAATGTAATTTCGCGATTAGCCCTGGATCAATGGGGCGCTTTCGGGTGAATGCATTTATGCAGCAAGGCCGTGTGGGGATGGTGCTGCGAACGATTAATTCGGAAATCCCCAAGCTGGATCAATTAAATTTGCCGCCAGTATTGCGTGATATTGCGATGACTAAGCGCGGTTTAGTGATTTTTGTCGGTGGGACTGGCTCAGGTAAATCAACATCGTTAGCGGCAATGATTGGTCATCGGAATGAAAACGCCTATGACCATATCATTACCATTGAAGACCCGATTGAATACGTTCATGAGCATAAAAATTCGATTATTACGCAGCGAGAAGTGGGCGTTGATACCGATTCTTGGATGGCTGCGCTTAAAAACACGCTGCGCCAAGCGCCCGATGTGATTTTGATCGGCGAAGTACGTGATCGTGAA contains:
- a CDS encoding PilT/PilU family type 4a pilus ATPase; the encoded protein is MEKEQAAKFMHDLLRHMRSKNASDLFITVDFPPAMKIDGRVTPVSNQQLTAQHTKELARAIMNDRQAEDFEANKECNFAISPGSMGRFRVNAFMQQGRVGMVLRTINSEIPKLDQLNLPPVLRDIAMTKRGLVIFVGGTGSGKSTSLAAMIGHRNENAYDHIITIEDPIEYVHEHKNSIITQREVGVDTDSWMAALKNTLRQAPDVILIGEVRDRETMDYAIAFAETGHLCMATLHANSANQALDRIINFFPEERRSQLLMDLSLNLKAFVSQRLVPHLSGKGRVAAVEVMLNSPLISELIFKGEVHEIKEIMKKSRELGMQTFDQSLFDLFEANRISYEDALRNADSVNDLRLQIKLNGTESKNRDVLSGLDHLDIV